The Theobroma cacao cultivar B97-61/B2 chromosome 2, Criollo_cocoa_genome_V2, whole genome shotgun sequence genome includes the window gCAGTTATTGTTgtctttttgaaatttagtcaaaatactaTGAACTTATATGACTGGTATGATATTGGGTGTAACGTGTGAGTCTCACCCTGTCAAGGCAAACAGTATCCTTTTCTTATTGCTTCTCTCAAATCTCCGTTACTTGAATTGTTGATTTTCAAATAGTTTGTTGAATAGCCGTGCAAGCCTTAATTAAGGCTGGCATAATGTACTTAGATGGGTGAAAATAATGTACATGTACAACAATGGTGGTCTGTAAGATGTTTACCTTATCATGCTCCCTTCAAAACGAGCAAAGAATTTCCCAACATAAAATGGATCAATTTCATCTATGAAATGACTGAATGTTTCTCTTGAATCATGTATCTCAAGGACTGAAAAAATTTGCAAAGGTCTTAtagaattttatttctttatggTCAGCTAGCGTTTtatatttatctaattttgTTTGGTTTGAATTCTAACAGGGCAATTGTGGATTACCTCAACCGTGATCTTCCATACAAATTATCACCAGATGATGTTTTTCTCACAAGCGGATGTACTCAAGCAATAGAAGTTGCATTCGCAGTTCTTTCCCGACCTGGTGCCAACATTTTACTTCCCAGGCCAGGCTTCCCATTCTATGAAGCTTCTGCTGCTTATAACTGTTTTGAAGTCCGTCATTTTGACCTTCTTCCTGAAAAAGGTTGGGAGGTTGATATTGATGCCGTAGAGACTCTTGCCGATGAGAATACTGTTGCTATGGTTATTATAAACCCAGGCAATCCTTGTGGAAATGTCTTCAGCTATGAACATTTAAAAAAGGTTAGCACAAACCACTCTTCTTCCTTTattatacattttttattctagTCTTTTCCCTAAGGGAAATTGTTTAGGTCTTTATGAATAtgaaattgttattttttaccCTTGAGGAATAATTCAGAAGGCTTGGGTTGTGGATTTGGTGGCCATTGGATATTTGTTTCTCAATAGTTTCTCATGACTTGTCACATGGAAAGACAATGAAGAAAAGCCTCTGATTGTGTTTACTTGGCAATTTGAGTCTAATTTGCTTTTAGAAAAATTTGTTGACTCTTCTGACAATAAAATAGTggtaactatttttttttttgaaagttaggTTGCAGAGACAGCAAGAAAGCTTGGGATTCTGGTCATTGCCGATGAAGTTTACGACAATCTTGCATTTGGAAGCACAAAATACGTGCCAATGCGAATGTTTGCTTCAACTGTTCCTGTTCTCACCCTCGGATCTATATCAAAGAAATGGATTGTTCCTGGTTGGCGCCTTGGTTGGCTTGTGACAAGTGATCCAAATGGCATTCTTCACAAATATGGGGTTGGCCTTTAATTCTTAGCTCTTTCTTTAGTTTAAGACTTATGATGGTACATTTTCTGAATTACACAAGCTATATGCATATTTGAAAGTTGAAACAAAACCAAGTTCTGACCCTGTTGGATTAATGACCTCATTGATTCTTAACAGATAATTGAGTCGATTACTGGATTCCTCAATATCTCCTCTGATCCAGCTACATTTATTCAGGTTTGGGGTTCAATATACTTTTGTGTAGAGACACATATTTACTTTGGTAGATTACAATCTCCTTTTTGCCAAAAGCCACTAGAATATATTGTAACTGTTTAGCTTGGTGTATATACACTGTCCAATCCAAGTAGGCAAGCAagtgttttataatttttatgatCACCCTGTTAAGTTTTACTTTGAAAAATTTgtttccaaaattttccttgTCATTGAAGACATGTAAAAAAGTTTTATGCATCAGGGAGCAATTCCTCAAATTATTGAGAATACAAAGGAGGATTTTTTCTCAAAGATTATCTGCATTCTAAGGGAAGCTGCAGACATATCGTATAATAGAATTGAGGAGATTCCCTGCATAACTTGCCCAAAGAAACCAGAAGGATCAATGTTTGTAATGGTAAGGGAATTGTTCAACTCTTCTGATTATGCTAAAGAAAACAGCTGTTTTATCTGTTGCTTTTGTTGCAGGTGAAGCTGAATCTCTCAATGTTGGAAGACGTTAATGATGATATGGAGTTCTGCCTGAAGTTAGCCAAAGAAGAATCAGTCATTATTCTACCAGGTAAGATGGAAAATTCTCTATGATTTAGTTTCCGTGATTTCTTGGGTTCATCAATAAGATATATTTTAAACCTCCTTATCTTCTTATGGgggaaaagaaggaaaagcgAAAATGAGTCTTCTGTTTTGGTTAATTTGAAGAAGAATACTCATTAATATTGAACCCAAAATATGCTCCATCCATTGCAGAAATTCTGATATAGTTAACTGAAGGATTTATGTTGTCAATACTATGCATTTAGATTTGAATAGTTTGGTTATGATTAGCTTTCATGGACTATAAGTCACAAAATGATAGACCCCTCCATCTACTTCCCAAATAAGTCTATTAGTTAGGTGAAACCATCTTTGTGTACTTTTGAGGGAATTGATTGTGTTTTAGTAAATGCTAAGGTTGCTCCATtaccaaaaagagaaaatgctACGGGCTGCTTGTTAATTTTACCTTCTGAGACTGATAAACAAAAAATCTATCTTGCAGGGGTAGCAGTGGGATCAAAGAATTGGCTTCGCATTACTTTTGCTATTGAGCCTTCTTCTCTTGAAGAAGGCCTGGCAAGGCTAAAAGCCTTTTGTCAAAGGCATGCCAAGAAGCAATAAAATAACTGGACTATGGGGTATCAACAACAGTACGTTGGATCTCGTACCCATTTCCATTTGCTGGTTAACTTGCGTGTTAGCCAATAAATTGTTTGCCTTAAATAATATGATCCCATGTTTGAGTGATCTTGCTATTCACTCCTAGATGCGAGTACGGGGTGTTGCTGATCAACAACTCCACTTTGGATCTCATCAATATAGTTCCCTCACTGTGAGAAAGTTtaagaagttttttttttttggaaaagtaAGTTTAAGAAGTTTTTTGTATGAAACGCCAAAAAATCTGTTCTATGTAATGAATTTGACTGATGCATTCAACAGGTTGAACGTGCTTTTACCTAGGGACACCCATTGCTTTTCTGTTTCTTATTTTGGGGTCTAGCTGGTTTACACTCAAGGTTGGTCTAAACGGGAACGTATGCTCTGGTGGTTGTTAGTCTAGGTAGAATTTTAGACAAAAAGAAGATAGTTACAGCCAAGCAGTTGTTGGAGGAAGGAAAGCAGTTTCACCCATGATCTGCATTCTTCAAGGCATGAGAAAATGGTGGTCATGAAAAGTCCACATTGGCAGGCTGAATAAATATCATCATCACGGTACAAAATAAGATTGTTGAAGATGGAAAAAGGGGTTTTAGAAATCAAAACCAGAGCCACTTACCTTTCTAacactttttatcttttagtgATTGCTCCGTACTTTACAATTTTCAGCACTCACAGACCTTTGTAGcacatttaatttttagttcAGTTTTAGCCTAAGTAGCCTTTTTAGATATGTGCTCCTTTCTATCACTACTGTAAGTAGCAAGGGTAATGGCTCCTTGGTTGTTTGATTAGGTCCAGATTGCCAAGCTTAATTCCCAAAATCCATCCCAGCAGAAGTGGCATGTCTGGTGGGACATCTGGGGAAATTATGACACCAAAGAGGAGAAACCAgcctataaaaaaaaaaaaaaaagttcgcCCAGAGGGTGAAGAAGTAGGAGATGGTTCAATTAAGCGTTAAAGAACAGAAGAGTAGGCTAAAAGTTTGCTTCGTGCGGTTGCGATTACAGTATTCTACAAGGCTTCGTTGAGAATTAAAAGAAGTGGTGGATTTATGATGGATCGAATATGCACTTCCATATATTCGTCTATTGAGAATGCTTTCCAAGAATATGATCATGTGTtggttgatttgatatttttttttttataattgggggaGGGGGATTCGAATTCAGTTGGGATAATGCACCAATTAATGAGTCAAATACTCGAGTgctaatttgatttgatttgatttgatgcCTATTTTGAAATTGTAACATAACACAGTTATCAAACCTTATTTCAGTGTCACCATACCTCGGTCAATCAAAGAGCTCAGGTGCAAAATCAAGTTAGTGATCAACTAGGGAGATTTAGTAGAATGCCTAGTCTAGGGAGCGAACCAGTGATGCAAGAGCACACTCTCAGGGTAGGGGATGTGaatgttaatcagttaagacAATTTACTCAAGTTGGCCAGGTCTTAAGTTCAAGCCAAAGCCAATGCTCACAAAATGTGGACTGTTAAAGTCTAGTTGATGCTAAGATAAGGAGTCTAGTTACAGGAATTAGAGGACAAAACTTAGCATCTCATGAGACAAATTCAGTCTTCAGGGCAAGAGACTGTACTCCCTAGTCACAACACGTAGTTCCACAAGCTAGTTCAAATCCGATCCTTGGGGGGGTTGAACCTAATGTAAGCCAAGGTGTGAAAGTTAACAGAGGGTTATGTGTCTTGCCTAATTCTGGATAAAAAACCTAAATTAATCAGACTAATGAGGGTTGTGGTGTTTTGCCAAATTCAGGAATCATAGGTGCTCAGCCCAATTATAGTTTGGGGGCACAACAAATTATCATGCAATGATATAGCTGAATCAAGGCTTGAGAACACAGACAGACATAATTGTATTTGTAGGTCTATAGCCAAACTTAAGTTGGATAGCttaatcaaactaaattaATGGGAAACAGCCAAATGTTAGTTGGAgtaaatttaatatacttgAAAATAACCATGGATGAGATTACGTGAATCAAGCATGTTAGCAGATTTAATGCTAACCTAAATAAGCTTGGGAACAGTAAGCTATCCTGTGCGTAAACAATTATCAGAAACCCCATTACGGCTGAGGGCAACATCCAATAGTTAGCCCCCTATAACTAGGGCTGTGTGCTAGTAGTTGGACAATCAAATTTAGACCCACGGTTTAGAGAGTGGGTGCAAAACTTGATCCAAGAACAATTTGGCCATGGGTTAAGACCTATGTTAAGACCAATACACTAAAAGCCTTATACTAATTGGATCAATTCTGGGCATCTAATGCTTAAGGGATATGAGATTCCagaatttataactttttcacGTGAAGACAACCAGTCGACCATAGAACATGTCGGCAAGATCATAGTTAAATGTGGTGATGTTAATGATTATGTCAAACTTAGACTGTTTAGAAATTCTCTAATTGAAACGATATTTAATTAGTATAGAGGCTTTCCTCCAAATTCAGCCCAAAATTGGACTCAGCTTGAGTCAATGTTTCATGGACAGTTTTTAAGCATCGAGCTTGAGGTAACCATGGCAGACCTAGCCAAGGCAACAACTTAGCAAAAGGGTTGAAGATTTCAGTGCTAGGTAACTAAGGTAAAGATGCACGTTTCAATTGCTTTAAAGGGAATATGCAAGTATGGTTAGGAGTGGTTTAAGGATAGAGAATTTATACACTATTTTCAACTGGCAACTTGTGTTTCTAATAATGAGTTTTCACTCAGAgtaagaacaaataaaaaaaaaaagaaaagaaaagaaaagagtgcCTAGACCATCTTATTTCTTAGCAAATAAGGCCAGTTTAGGAATATTATGACAGTAAGGTTGAGGGTGACTGGGAAGTAAGCTTGGAAAAACTAGCGATTAATTATGTCACACGTGTGCTTTGGTTAAGCCAACCCAAATAAGAAGGGAAGGAAAATTATAGgtgagaaaaataataatcaaaagttTGTCAATAAGCAGTTCACATATGATTAGACACAGCAGATCAGATTTTTAATCAACTGTTAAAGTACAAGACAATAAAATTGGCTGAAAGGACATGTTTTACGGTCACTAGGCGAATGGCATAACGACTAGTTTCATAGAATTGATAATTGTTTGGCTTTTTCGACATATTTTGCAGGACACTGTTAGAGAAGGGAAGCTCGAGTTTctagaaaaagagaaaggacaCTTTTGTTGGGGGTTGGAGATagatgaataaaaattaatatattaaatttaattattaataaaaattaatatattaaatttaattattaataaaaataattttatataatatgtaaataaaaaagaattataatagttttttaagaaaattgtgctcaattatattttttgaattcaaatttattaactaaaaattatgtattaaaaaaatctatttttttagaattgaTAGTTGGACATTTTGAtttatattactttttttcttaagtTGAAGCATTGAGACTTGATGGTTCAAGTGTAGGAGAATCATTTGGACAATTTgtatagtttattttaaagaatttgttAATTGTTTTCAATCTGCTTATactttaatcaaatttgaaaaaaaaaattaatgtattcAACatctaatattcttattttatttctatttaaacttataatactaaatataaaactatgacacataaatataaataaataaatatgatatacaagattaataatttcttcttatataattaagattgtttaaaaactatatattCAAGATACTTTCCttttaactaaatataaaacgtaaaacatattaaaaatatatatttaagatAATTTCTTCTTACATAGTcaagattaattaaaaattgatacattgataaaatttaaaataacagTGTAACACTACAACTTATATTTAagaattataataatttattaatttttaaaaattaaaattatgaaaaaaaatccacATAATAGAAAAAGACGAACATGACAAGTAGAAGATGGACCTAACATAtcacataacaaaaaaaaaaaaaaagagaatgaaTATGGTTGATGGTTTGTAGAAATTTGGAGAAGCAAATATATAAAACCCTAAAACATATGAGCaaatagtataaaaatattaaataaaaataataatataaatttaaaaaaataaaaaaaaactttaaaattgaataagcTGTGggatattttttgttattttttatttgtattaattattaaataaaaaattattgaggGGGCtattaagagaatatattaaaaattttttaaattttatataatataaataaaattttaaaaattttgggatTCGCCCCGGTAAGTAGACAAAATTCCACTCCCTTTAGGTTATGTAATTAACATGTTGTCTCCAGATTTGTCAAAATTGGTTGGAAAGATATTCAGGATTGTGTTAGAGAACGGAGAAGTTGACCTTGTGATCGAAAAAAAAGTAGACTTAAcgaaggaaaaaaattacaaaaattgtCGGCAAGTGTTTGGCTGATTGCAATGAGGAAGAAAGTAACCCCAATCTAGGTTCAAGTTCCTCTATGCTCAAGCCAGGAAATAGAGTTCCTTTGTTTGCCTTTGATCttgaaacaagaaaagaagagataGAGGAAAAAATGAAGTCAATTGTAGcggctcatgccaaaatccTTAATCATAAAAGCCAATGAGGTTTAGGGATGTTGAGTCAAGAAGGTTTAGGATATAACAAACGCTACATTTTCATGAGACCAATCTCATAAGCATATAAGGTAATAATATCAGATTAAACTAAatgtaatattttcaaaattttttcaaaatttacacTTTATAAAACTTCAAGTCTTCaaatattaatcataaaaGCCAATATCATGTTTTAGGGATGTAGAGTCAAGAATGGTTAACAGGCTGTGGAAGTTATTGTTACATCCCAAACTCAAGGTTTTAGGATATAACAAATGTTACATTCTCATGAGATAATCCCATAAGCATTTAAGGCAATAATATCATACTAAACTAAatgtaatattttcaaaatttacacTTGACAAAACCTCAAGtcttcaaataaaataataatatacaaTTCTCTAAAAGCTATAAAGTTTTCATCTCGTTAACATTTCTTCACAAACTAAATCTGAATACTTACATCCAAACTTATAAATATCAATGGGCATGTGTTAATCATGTTAATCAACGTTCTCGCCAAATAAGTTTAATTCTCAAACATGTAAAGTTGTTGAAATCTATAAAATGATGAGAATTAAAGGAATTAATATAACCACTCAGTAAGTAATTGACATCCTTTTAGCTAGATTAAGTATGCTCAAAACATTTAGGTCAAAATtactgatatatatatataggtatTAAAATAGAATTTTGGGTAATCTCATTCAGAATCATATATTTCAAaacttcattttcaaataacagaagttaataaaattttgtttcgaATAACAgacctaaatttttttttaaactttcagATAACAGAACAAAacataatttcatattaatttaaaattttattgatccCTAATAACATGTTACAACTACACTTAACCCCTATGGTATAGGTTAAAAATGAAACCACAATTAAACCTAATGGCATGGGTCAGAATCAAAACCACAATTAACTCTAGTGGCATAGGTCAGAAGTATATCAGAAGCAGCCATTGACTACATTGAACAAATATCacaaatatcactattttgtAACCGATGGTGCAATTTGGAGATAGATCTCTATTAACAAAATACATTTGACATGACCAACATTTAACCTCCATTGGCAAGGTCAGAGCATAGCTATATTAGGAGACAAAacgaaatatatttttagattacctaaatttaacaaaatactatattcattttttcaaaacaCATCTCGTGCACATCAAAAGCACATTCATTTTAGactaaatatgttatgtttgtattaaaaaaatgcataCATTGAATAAAAAGCACATTCCAAAAACAGAATTGAGATCGTATTCTAAAAACCAAAACAGTGATCAtatttacttatatatatatatatataagcatgtTAACCTCGATTTAACAAATCATTGgataaaatatcatatatcAAGTATAAATTTGCATTGAGACTAATTTTAATGGTGTGAAAACATTGAAGGAATATCAATCACTTATCTGGTTTGTCAAGTTCACTTTTAAGTAGCAAATAAGAAAATTCTTCTAGTTGCCtaatatttcaagaaaatatatacaaaaatcaaaattgaacttacaaataaatttgacAAGATAACTTTCCGTTGACCATCTTAAGTACTTAGGGTACGTTTAGTTCGCAGAGTGGAATAGAGGGGGAATATAATCATTATTCTGTAAGAATAGAATAAGGAAGCAATAGCTAGTATATAGTTTTGTTCATGAGAATNNNNNNNNNNNNNNNNNNNNNNNNNNNNNNNNNNNNNNNNNNNNNNNNNNNNNNNNNNNNNNNNNNNNNNNNNNNNNNNNNNNNNNNNNNNNNNNNNNNNNNNNNNNNNNNNNNNNNNCAAATacaacatatttatatattttaataatattttgtactagaagataattaaatcttttattataattaaataatatttaatattaaaagacaaaatatactcttcattaaatttaaataatactaaataataatcttcattaaatttataataatattaaataatattccttataatatttattatagttaaataatattaatatattaaataatatttaaatattttcattttctttttttttgaaaatgaagtaaaaaattttgtatcttctgtgttttagagagagaagaagtgaggaagagagagaaaaaataggtttagtattattttttaaagtaattttttaaattataaaagggtatttttatctaatcaatatttttttttattcccaACAATTCGAGATAGCCATTACCAAGGGGGGCCTTGGTAATGGCTATTTAAGCTCCTCTTGGAATAGTTATTCCAAGAAATAGTCATTCCATTGAaccaaattcaattttatctTAGGAATGACAATTAGGGAGGAATGACGATTCCATTCCTCCTAACCAAACATGCCCTTAAGGTTTGTAGCAACCTCCATTGCTATTGAAGAACATTTCCAATTAATAAGgcaattttcctttttatcaaagagataataaaaattaagtaaaattgagaattaaacttaaattataaaatcagtaacatttttaatttctgatagaaatctaatattaatttcatgtaaaaataatatttataagtttttccttagtttcgatatttttacaaaatctactaatatgataaataaattttataatatccaaaaattatgaaattttacagcaaaatttatcaaacattaattattaaagtcaaattttagaaaaattaaaaataaattttctaatttctaaaattttcagaatttttATGGCTATTTGATCTACTTTGAACTCTTATAACTCTTAATCCAAATTGTTTTCAGTGATAAATTCAAGACCAGTTTGAAGTATTCGTGTTATAATATAACATCAGAATTTGTTTCGATGAAAAGGATTACAAGATTCACAAGTTCCGAAAGTCAAATGTGTGAAAGTCATCACAAATATATCCagatttttgggttttcagATTCGAGTAGCCAAATTTTAACCTTCGGTTCTCTTAATACAAAAAAGCTCCTAACACAGCCATTAGCACCAAATTAAAGACCACATTTCATATTATAAAAGCCCCCAAAGAATTGACTCAAAACGTTACCGAAATGTAGAGTTTTGGGAGCCTAAATTTGGGTTGTTAAAACTGTTAAAAATGAGTTTTctattaaaattcttaatgaGCCTAAATTTGAGAGCCAACTTGAAAAATTCTTATCTCCCTAATCACTTAATCAAATAAAGTGCTACAAAAACCATTAAAAAGATCTTTTCAAGACCTTTCCATTGGTACCTATCATGTTGCTAAAAAGTCATTGGAACAGTACTGAATTTGaatgaaagttgaaaaaacATAAACTAATTTGTAGGGTTTTTGTGCAAAACTAGCCAAAATACAAGAGTTCCATAAAATAAACACATAATCTCACCTTAATCCTTCCATTGAAGAGATTTTCTCTCAATTTCAAGCCTTCATTTCTCTCTTAGGTTTTCTCTTAATTAATCTATTTAAACCAAACCTAAGTTGGATTTTTTCTAATAAGTCCCTAATATAAAAACCATTCTAATATAAATCCAAATATTTAATAAGTAATTTCAATAAGGGACctatttgtcaaatttgagattttataaatacACTAATCTAATTATATTTTGTGTTGGATATTACATTTACACATTCAATCTTGGACCAATTACAAGCTAGAGTCagatcattttttaaaatggttACTCAAGGTCATAAGCAATTTGTGAGATTAGTGgtgatttctttttaattccAGCTAGATAAGAAGCTTTCTTGGACGAAGGAAATGGAAGAATGGTCAAATGACCCTTACAGTACATTGCTCAAACAAGTCTAAGAAAGAAGAATTGTATGaatgaggaaaagaaagatgaaGTGGTTACTTTTACCAAAATCCTATGGTGTGGAAAAAAAATCCGATGTTTAGGCCTTATTGtccaaagaa containing:
- the LOC18608750 gene encoding tyrosine aminotransferase, whose product is MENGSEKWGFQGKQEMNAAAAITVRGVLNMLMGNLNEDDSRPVIPLGHGDPSHFPSFRTSPAAEDAIVDALRSAKYNCYAPTVGILPARRAIVDYLNRDLPYKLSPDDVFLTSGCTQAIEVAFAVLSRPGANILLPRPGFPFYEASAAYNCFEVRHFDLLPEKGWEVDIDAVETLADENTVAMVIINPGNPCGNVFSYEHLKKVAETARKLGILVIADEVYDNLAFGSTKYVPMRMFASTVPVLTLGSISKKWIVPGWRLGWLVTSDPNGILHKYGIIESITGFLNISSDPATFIQGAIPQIIENTKEDFFSKIICILREAADISYNRIEEIPCITCPKKPEGSMFVMVKLNLSMLEDVNDDMEFCLKLAKEESVIILPGVAVGSKNWLRITFAIEPSSLEEGLARLKAFCQRHAKKQ